From Niallia sp. Man26:
GATTGAATCGTTATTACTAGCATGTAGCTTTACAAAATAAAGACCATCACTGTCGATTTTTACCGTTATACTATAAACTCCATTCCCTTCATTCTTAGCATCTCTCATATTTTTCTGGATAGTGCCATCTTGCTTCCATACCTCATAATGGACATAGTCTGCGTGTTCTACTTTTTCACCATTTTGAGTAAGTGTCACCTTAATGGTAGCTGGTTCTTTTGCTTTTAAAGAAGAGGGGATTTCTAATTGAGCTTCAAGGGGTGTTTCTTTTTTATATAAAGCAGCTGCATCTTCCTTAAGTGAACATGCACTTAATAAGAGTAAAGTTAAAGCAACTACCAAGCTATTTCTAAACTTCTTCACGAATAAGCCACCTTTTCATTATCTTATTAAGCATTTAATACCTTTTTCACGGCCGGAATTCTTTGGATAATCAATAAGTCAACAACCCATACAATAATAAGGGATAATCCCACTAAAGGGAACACAATGCCTAATATAATCAGTATGAAAAGAAGGTATCTCATTTTTTTAATACTTGGAGCCTTTGGTGCTCCTAATTCTTGTTTAGGTTTACGTTTCCACCACATATAAACACCGGTAATAGCTACAAGAATGGTACCAAGACATATTAGAAGGCTGATTAATTGGTTAATCAAACCAAATTCTGTGCCTTTATGCAAGGTAATACCGATAGCAATCAACTTACCCAATGGTCCGTAATGATCATAACGGTAATCAGCTAACACCGCCCCGGTATATTGGTCAATATGAATGGTCGCTTCATCTTTTGCTTTTGGCGGAAAGGCAGAAAATGTGTAAACACCTTCTTGGGTTGTAGGGAAAATAACAGAATAGCTAGGGTGCATTCCTTCTCGATTGGCAATATCGACCACATCATCAATAGAAAGAGGGGTATAACCTTGTATGTCTGATTTTGGCACATCTAACGTTTCAGCAGCCCAAGGGACTTCGGCAATATCTTTTGTTTGTACTGATGATGTTGGAGCACTTCCTACCCAAACTGATGGAGGATAGCCTTCTCCTGTATTAGTAACTAAAGATTGGAAATTAGTACCCCAGAACCCTGACCAAGGTAATCCTGTTAAGATTAAAAATAACAATCCGCCTGTTATCCAAAACGCAGGCACGGCATGTAAATCTCTTCTGAAAATTTTCTTTCCTTTATGCAGTCGCGGGAATAGTATTCCAGCAAAGCCTGTTTTCTTTTGTTGCGGAAACCATAAATATATTCCAGTGACAATTAATACAATTGCCCAACAAGCAGCTAGTTCTACTATTCTATCACCTAAAGTGCCAGCCATTAATTCTCCATGAAATTCTTCTATTCTATCCATAATTCTGTCTTCACTATTCAACTCACCGAGAATTTTGCCTGTATAAGGATCAACAAATAGTGTTAAAGACTCGTCTTGGTAGTTTATATTCACTTCACTTGAACGTGCTTCACTATCCCCAGGCAGATAGCTTGTTATATTTGCACCGGGATATTCACTTTTCACGATGTTAATTTGCTCTGACGGGGTCATTCTGTCTTCTTGCTTCGTAACCTCGTAATAATCTTTATATAAAACTTGCTCAATCTGTGGTTTAAATAAATATATAGATCCAGTGACAGCAAGAATAAGGAGAAACGGTGCAAAGATTATCCCAGCATAAAAATGCCATCTCCATACGGCTTTATATAAAGAGGCTTTTGTTTGTTTCGTTTTTTTTCCCTTTTGCACGGATTTCTCTGCTTTCATTGACTCCATTCTTTTCCTCCTATTTTGGGTGACAGCAATTCGAGCTTTGCATGTGTGAGTTCAAAGCTGTAAATACTTGCTCAAAGTTATAGATGTCTCCTCCAAATCCTGTTTGAAACTTAATGGCTTCATCCATTGAGTTAAAAGTAAGAAGCTGTGGTTGACAGCAATTTGAATGAAGGTCTGGATTAATCAGAAAGAAGCCAGTTTTAGCACTCAGTGTTGTATCATGAAGAAAATCACGACATATGATTTGAGATATTTCTGCTTGAGTTTCTTGATATCTAAGCAATCCACAATGAATACAACATGTTTGTTCTACCTGGTGATTTGTTTTTATTAACTGCACAGATAATCTTGTGTTAATTCCTTTATAGCAATAGGAACAATGATTGGAGGGCGTAATGGTTTCTTTAGTCAGGGAAATGCCGTTCGATGTCTTTACAATTTTCTGTTGGTCAATAAGTTGTTTAATATCACGATATACCGTCATTTCCGATACATTTAATTTTCTGCTGATATCAGATACCTTTAATGTTTCTTCTTCCGTTAGCCATGATAATAGCTGTTTTTGTCTTTCTATTGGTAACATTGGTTTCTTCCACCATTCTTTCTAATAATTCAACCTAGAAACAGGGTAATTTATTTACTGGTTATTTGACAAGAGATAATATGATAAATAATGTTAAAATGATGTTAATAATAACAAATGTTCACAAAAAAGTCACAAAGTTAGGGAAAGGAGCATTTTAAGATATAGTTAGATTTGTTATGATTATGATTGTTAGTTACTAAGATTTATACAGTGTATAAATGGGAACATTTTAAAAGAGGAGTTGTGTATACATATGAAGAAGAAGCTTTTTGCGTTTTTATCAGCGTTTGCTGCCGTTTTTCTTATTGCACTTCCAGCAAGTGCACATGTAACTGTTAATCCTTCAGAGTCTGCAACAGAGGCTTGGGAAACATATACAGTAAAAATACCTGTTGAGAAGGACATTGCGACAACGAAGGTAACACTTAAGATAGCAGATAATGTGGATTTTAAAATGTACGAACCAGTAGATGGTTGGAAAGTAACAACCGAAACCAATGATAGTGATAAGGTAACTACTGTGACTTGGGAAGCAGAGAATGATCAATCAGCTATTCAGCCAGGTGAGTATAAGCGATTCAGCTTTACAGCACAAAACCCGTCTGATGCAGGAGAAGTTGTTTGGGATGCCTTTCAATATTATGCAGATGGAAGCATAGTAGAATGGACTGGAGATGCGGATGCAGAACTTCCTCATTCTGTAACACAAATTGCTAAGTCTGATGCAACTACAGATAGCCATGGACATACACATGATGCTGATTCTGCTGATGAAGATACGGCAAGTGCAGAAGATGATCATGAGCATAGCTCTACAAGCACAGTGTTATCAATCATTGCCATAATCGTTTCTGTTCTTGCTATTATCTTGACTTTTGTGAGACGAAAATAACATAAATTAGGTAAGCTGCCTGGGTAGGCAGCTTTTTTTGTTATCTTCCTATTTATGGAGAGAAATAATGCATTATTAATTTTTTGCTGCTTAGAACCATGCCTTTGAAAGCAATATTACGCCTTCTTGAATCTTACTCTCATCCATACCAGCAAAACCAAGCAGAACTCGAGGATATTTTTGATCTGGTAATTGTTCATAGAAGGAGGAAACAGGATACACCAACACGCCATTCTTTTTAGCTGTGTCAATTAGCTCTTGCTCTGACATATCATTACGCGGCTCTATTACTATATGTAATCCGGCACCTGAACCCATAATTCTGACTTGATTGTACATGTTCGCTTTAAGAGATGTTAGCAATGCATTATGTCTTTTCTTATAGACATTTCTAACTTTATTCAGATGTCTTGACCAATGCTCGCTTTCCATAAAGAGTTTTAATGTATATTGATGCTGTCTGGAAACGGTTTGTTTATAACCAATATACTTCTCATGGTACGTAGCTAATAGATGTCTTGGAAGAACCATATAACTAAAATCCAAAGATGGAATCAGCGATTTAGCAAAAGTCCCCATATAGATAACTTTTTCATAACTGTCTAAGCTTTGAAGGGCAGGAATAGGCTTGCCTTCGTATCGAAATTCACTATCGTAATCATCCTCTATTATATAGCCATCTGAATCCTTCGCCCATTTAATTAATTCTAATCGTCTTTGGATTGGCATAACAATTCCAAGAGGGAATTGATGTGCAGGTGTGACAAAGACAGCTCTGACCTCGCTTGCTGTTAATTTCTTTATATCAACTCCATAACTATCAAGGGGAATCGGATGCACTGCTTTGCCATATTCCTGTAAAACAATACGGACTCTATTATAACCAGGCTCTTCAATCCCATATGTGTATTCTCTGCCAATGATTTTACATAACATACTTAACAGATATTGTGTTCCAGCTCCTATGATAATTTGATGCTCTGAGCATTTAACTCCGCGAGATTCATACAGATATCTTGCTATTTGCTTACGAAGATCTAGATCACCTTGTGGGTCGCCATATAGTAACAGCTTTCCTTGTTCAGCAAATATGCTTTTCATCGTTAATTGACTCCATAATTTAAATGGAAAATGCTTTAAATCTATTTCTCCATATTTAAAATCATATAGAATTCTTGAAGATTGCTCTTCTTGTTGACTGCAATTGTTATTCAAGATTTCATCATGGATAGCATGTGCGTTTTTGTCTAAAAACAGCTCATGCTTTATATCCTCAACAAATAAACCTTTTCTTTCTTCGCTTCTGATGTAACCCTCAGCGAGGAGCTGCTGATACGCAGCATTAACAGTGTTTCTGCTTAAGTTTAAATGCACTGCTAATTTCCTTTGAGAAGGCAATTTACTATGAGGAGGAATATTTTCTGATTGTATTTCATTTTTAAGAAAACGATAAAGTTGTATATATACGGGTGCATCACTTTGAGTATCTAAAATGGGAGTTATTTCTAACATGGTTTTGACCTCCATCAAACTGGTACCTGAATAATTTTAATATCTGGCTCTTTTAATAGTTCCAGATTAATTACTATAATTAGTTTACAATGCGCATTTGAAAAAATAAAGGTTGATTACATACTAAATCTATAGGAGGAATATGAATGAAAACTGGTACTAATCGAGTAAAACGTGGAATGGCTGAAATGCAAAAGGGCGGCGTTATCATGGACGTTATTAACGCCGAGCAAGCGAAAATTGCTGAAGAGGCAGGAGCAGTAGCAGTAATGGCTCTTGAAAGAGTTCCTTCTGATATTCGTGCTGCAGGTGGAGTAGCGAGAATGGCTGACCCTTCTATTGTAGAAGAAGTTATGAATGCAGTATCTATCCCTGTTATGGCTAAAGCACGTATTGGACATATTGTGGAAGCTAGAGTGCTTGAAGCATTAGGCGTTGATTATATCGATGAAAGTGAAGTTTTAACTCCTGCAGATGAAGAATATCACCTAAATAAAAATGAATATACAGTACCATTTGTTTGTGGATGCCGGGACCTTGGCGAAGCAGCAAGACGCATCGGAGAAGGTGCTTCCATGCTCCGCACAAAAGGCGAACCAGGAACAGGAAATATTGTGGAAGCAGTCCGTCATATTCGAAAAGTAAATGCACAAGTTCGTAAAGTAGTTCATATGAATGAAGATGAGCTAATGACAGAAGCAAAATTATTAGGTGCTCCCTACGAGCTTTTGCTGGAAATTAAAAACTTAGGGCGCCTGCCAGTAGTTAACTTTGCAGCAGGAGGTGTTGCAACACCTGCAGATGCAGCATTAATGATGCAATTAGGAGCAGACGGAGTATTTGTCGGCTCAGGTATCTTTAAATCAGATAATCCTGCTCTATTTGCAAAAGCAATTGTGGAAGCAACTACTCACTACCAAGATTATAAATTAATTGCTGAAATCTCTAAAAATCTAGGAACAGCAATGAAAGGGATTGAAATTGCTAGTCTTGCTCCGGAAGCTCGCATGCAAGAGCGCGGTTGGTAAACTGATAATATAGTAAAAAAAGCCAAATTCACCAGTATGGGGGATTTGGCTTTTTTTGCGCTAAAGGAATAGCAGAGAAATAAAAAAGAGATTGGCAATGCATCAAGTTATTTAAAAAAAAAAAAAAATATATATATATATATATATATATTTTGCCAAGGAAGAAGTATAAAAATCTTTTTTCTAAGCCTTTCAGCCATACAGTCAAAACTATCGCAACCAGTAATTAAAGTATACCGTACTTTTTTGAGAGGAATAGGTAATCATTTGATAGAAATGTGGTACCTATTCTTTTTTTATATAAAGGATAATGAAAGGGTTAAAACTTTTTTTGCTGATATTCCTTGGACCATCTGTGAATTATCCAGAAGTAATTTTTAAAATTCCTGTGTTGACTTAGAGTAACACGAATCTAGTAAGATTATGAAGTGCAAGGCAGTAAACTTTTAGGAGGAATATTAGATGGAAACTGTAACTTTATCAAATGGAATAAAGATGCCTATTTTAGGGTTTGGAGTTTATCAAATTAATGACCTTGAAGAATGTGAGCGTATAGTAGGCGAAGCAATAGCAGTTGGCTATCGATCAATCGATACTGCTCAAGCTTATGGGAATGAAGAAGCAGTTGGTAGTGCAGTACGTAAAAGTGGTATACCTCGTGAAGAGTTCTTTATTACTACAAAGGTATGGATTTCAAATGCTGGCTATGAAAAAGCTAAAGCATCAATGGATGAATCCTTGCGTTTACTGCAAACAGAATATATTGACCTCATGTTAATTCATCAACCATTTAATGATTATTATGGTACGTACCGTGCAATGGAAGAGTATTATAAAGCAGGGAAAATCAAAGCAATTGGCGTAAGTAATTTTTATCCAGACCGTTTGATTGATATTGCTCAGTTTAGTGAAATTACACCAATGGTTAACCAAGTGGAAACACATGTGTTCAACCAGCAAAAACAGGCCCAACAAATAATGGAAAAGTACGGAACACAAATTGAATCTTGGGGACCTTTTGCAGAAGGGAAAAATGACTTCTTTCATAATAAAACGTTAAAAGAAATCGGGGAGCAATATGACAAATCTGTGGCCCAAGTGGCTCTGCGCTACTTAATCCAGCGTAAGGTTGTTGTTATTCCAAAAACGGTAACGAAAGAGAGAATGGTTCAGAACTTTGAAGTCTTTGATTTTGTTCTATCACAAGAAGATATGAACAAGATTGAAAAACTTGACCAGGAAAAGAGTTTATTTTTCTCTCATTATGATCCAGAAACAGTTAAATTTTTGACAGGGCTAGTAAGATAACCTAGGATTTTACATAGTAAACTAACAGTAAAAACCCTAATGTCCTGCTTATAGGAAATTAGGGTTTTCTTATATATGGCTTTTTTACTTAGAATTTAAAGCACCAACCACAGGATGTGGAACATAAGGCTCTTCCAAATATGCAACTTCTTCAGTGGTTAACTTCACTGATAACGCACCGACTGAATCTTCAAGATGAGAAATTTTCGTAGCACCTATAATAGGAGCTGTTACTGGTTCTTTCTGAAGCAGCCATGCAAGTGCTATTTGGGATCTAGCTGCACCATGTTTTTCTGCTAACTCGGCAACTCGTTCCACAACTAAACGGTCGTTATGCTCTGTTGAACCGTATTTAGACTTTTGCGTTGCATCTGTTTCAGAACGGAGCGTATCTTCTGACCAATCACGTGTTAATCTGCCTGAAGCTAACGGGCTGTATGGAATTACGCCGATTTTTTCTTCTTTGCATAATGGAAGCATCTCTCGTTCTTCTTCCCGGTATATAAGGTTAAGGTGATTTTGCATAGAGATAAATTTCGTCCACCCGTTCTTCTCAGCGGTATGGTTCGCTTTCAAAAACTGCCATGCATACATGGCTGATGCTCCTATGTATCTTACCTTACCAGCCTTCACTAAATCATGAAGAGCTTCCATCGTCTCTTCAATCGGTGTGTTGTAATCCCAGCGATGTATTTGGTACAAATCGATATAGTCTGTTCCAAGACGTTTAAGACTTTTATCAATTTCACTCATAATATGTTTTCGGGATAGCCCTTTACTGTTTGGACCTTTGCTGTTTAAATCTTTGCCTAATGGGAAGTAAACCTTAGTTGCAATCACAACTTCATCTCGATTAGAAAAATCTTTAAGAGCACGTCCGAGAAATTCTTCACTCGTACCATCTGAGTAGACGTTGGCAGTATCAAAAAAATTAATGCCGGACTCAACCGCTCTTTTAATAACCGTACGACTGCTTTCTTCATCAATTACCCAAGGATGCATCCAGCGTTCCTTCACACCAAAACCCATACATCCAAGGCAAAGTCTAGATACATCTAATCCTGTGTTGCCAAGTTTCGTATAATCCATTGCAATTCCTCACTTTCCCAAATGTTTTTAATCTTTCATTACTAGTATAAAATTATACAGCATTCTTACAATTGTTAAATGATTGGAATATGTATATTAATGAACAGTTTTAACGGAAATGTACATTATCTTTGGTTGAAAGGGAAAAAAATTTTTGTTTATTTATATGTATAAGTATGGAAGAAATGGTCATAATAAGTGATGACAGTTTTATGCACAACACTGTTAACGGCCTTACTCTTTTTGAGTAGGGCGTTTTTTTTTATATGTGGGCGTTGGATGTATAGGAAAAAGAATTTTTCTATTAATAAGTGCAAGCGATTTTTCCTTCAATTATTACAGTTGCGAAACAAGCAGCAGTTTTTATTGCGTTATTATGGAGTTTAGGTGTGTTTGGTTAACATAAAAGAGAAAAGCTAAAAGTCAAAATGGTATAAAAATTTACAAATACGATAGAGATAAATAACTATTTATACTTTTTGGTTGAAAAACTTCTGAAAGCTAAATTATAATTAAAATTATAGTGGTACCTTAATTAAGTGGTTTTTTCATAAAGAACCTCAATTTAAGCATAATCAAATTTTAGGAGATAAAAATTATGAATACACCTGCAAGCCAAACAAATCAAGCGTTCACCAGAAATAACCCATTTCAAGCTAAAGTTCTTAAGAATATTAACCTAAATAGCACAGGTTCAAATAGGGAAACAAGACATCTGGAATTATCTTTAGAAGGATCAGGAATTACTTATAATCCAGGTGATGCTCTAGGTATATACCCGGAAAATGATTCAGTATTGGTAGAGTCCCTGCTTCAAGAAATGAAGTGGGATGGAAATCAAAACATTGTTATAAATAAAACAGGTGATCAGCTTCCTTTAAAGAATGCTTTAACAACATACTTTGAAATTACTTTATTAACTAAGAAAGTATTACAGAACTTTTCTAAAATGGTTGATAATGAGAATTTAAATAGTCTTGTTGCTATAGAAAATGCTTCAGCTTTAAAAGAGTATATGTATGGTCGGGATTTATTAGATATGATTCAAGATTTCGGACCATGCCAAATTGAAGCTCAAGAGTTTGTGACATTATTAAGAAAGATGCCGCCGCGCTTGTATTCGATTTCTAGCAGTCAATCGGCTCACCCAGATGAAGTTCATTTAACAATCAGTGCTGTGCGATATACATCTCACGGCAGAGACAGAAATGGTGTTTGTTCTGTTCAATGTTCAGAACGAACTTCTGAAGGAGATACACTTCCTGTCTACATTCAGGCGAATAAACACTTCGGACTGCCAGAGTCAAATGAGACAGATATCATTATGGTTGGCCCAGGAACGGGAATTGCTCCTTTTCGCTCCTTTATTCAAGAACGTTCTATTAACAAAGGCAGTGGAAGGACTTGGCTGTTCTTTGGGGCGCAACATTCACAAACAGATTTCCTTTATAAAGAAGAGCTAGAAAAACACCAAGAAAATGGGGTTCTTACAAAATTAACTACAGCTTTCTCTCGTGATACAGATGAAAAAGTTTATGTCCAAAATAAAATGCTGGAATCTAGCAAGGAATTATATGAATGGTTACAAGGTGGAGCGCATTTTTATGTTTGTGGTGATAAGGAATATATGGCTAAAGACGTTCATAACACTTTGATAGAGATATTCTCAAAAGAAGGAAATATGAGTCAAGAAGAAGCAGAAGAAAAAGTGCAAGAACTGCAAAAGACTAAAAGATACCAAAAAGATGTGTATTAATTAGTTGCGATAATGCTAAGTAAATGAGCGTATTTTCCGGGAACATTAATCTAAGATAGATTAATGTTCTTTTTTGTGTTTAAAGAGTTGTTAGCAGGCAATCCTAAATTAACTTATATTATTTTCTTGAAAGAGACCTTCAAGGTGGCAGGGAAAGCAAATGGGTATTAGCTGGTTTTTAAAATATGTAATAAATCCAATTGACACTCTTCGTTACTCGGTGATACAATGTACTTGTAATAAGTAATACTTAATAGCGAGATGGCCAAAGCTATTGAGTAAATAGGTTAGCTAAGGTACTAAGTGATACTGAATATAAGTCTTATATTATAGGAGGTGCCGGGCATCGAAAATTTAACGGAAATGCTGAAAGGTTCGTTAGAAGGATGCGTGTTGGAAATCATCAGCCGTCAAGAAACATATGGCTATGAAATTACTCGCCGCCTGAACGACCTTGGATTTACTGAAGTCGTCGAAGGTACGGTCTACACCATTCTAATGCGATTAGAAAAGAAGAAACTAGTGAATATCGAGAAGAAACCATCGGATATGGGACCACCACGCAAGTTTTATTCACTTAATGAAGCAGGCCGTCAGGAACTAACATTGTTTTGGAAAAGATGGGATTTTGTTTCGTCAAAAATTAATATGTTAAAGACAACTTAACGATAAGATATCACGTGTGCATTGTTCTGCTTATTAAAAGGAGGAATAAACATGATGGAATTATTTAAAAAATTAATAGGTGATAAAAAAGAATACAAGATGATGATGGCAAGGGTAGAGGCACTTCCGGAGGACTACCAGTTTGTATTTAAGAAAATTCAAGACTATATGTGGAAATTCTCAGCGGGCAATGGTATGGATATGCTTCATATGCAATATGAATTAATTGATTTATTCGAAGCAGGCTCCGCAGAAGGAAGGCAAGTGCTAGAGATTACTGGGGAAGATGTTGCTTCCTTTGCTGACGAACTAGTGGCTAATGCTAAAACTTATGTCGCTAAATACCGTGAAGATTTGAATAAGAGCATCATTGATCGATTAGGAAAAAAATAAAATTACAAGCGATAATACAGACTGAATAGCTGGTTGAAATCAAAATTTGCCACCTTCGTTATTCAGTTAAATTTTTACGTCAGTACTAAGTATCACTTATTATCAGTCAGACTAAATAGCGGAGTATAATTGGTTGCCTCTACAAAATAACAGTAACAGATAAATACTTCGCATTGTCTAAAAGGCAGCAGCTTGTGATTGTTGAACAAATCCTGCTGTCTTATAAAAGGAGGAAGAAGAATGAGCAATGCCGTTATTTCTGTAAAAGGATTAAAGAAATCATTTAAAGAGAAGGAAGTTTTAAAAGCAGTCGATTTTGAGGTGAAGCAAGGGGAAGTTTTTGCATTGCTTGGCTCAAATGGAGCGGGTAAGACGACAATAGTCAATATTCTCTCAACCCAGTTGAAATCTGATGAAGGGCAAGTGAGTATCTGCCAATTTGACGTCAGGGGTCAGCCGGAACATGTTCGCCAGAGTATCAGCTTAACAGGACAGTTCGCCACATTAGATGACATGCTCACTGGACGTGAAAACCTAATATTAATTGCCAAGTTGCGGAGAGTTTCTAATCCTTCCGAAGTTGCTGACAATCTGCTTGCAAGATTCAGTCTGCGTGAAGCGGCCAACCTTCGGGCAGATAAATATTCTGGCGGAATGAAACGCCGGCTTGACATCGCCATGAGTTTAATTGGAAAACCAGCTGTTATTTTTTTAGACGAACCGACGACAGGGCTTGACCCTGAAGCACGGCTTGAAGTCTGGGATACTATCAAGGAACTTGCTGGCAGCGGTACGACTATATTGCTTACGACCCAGTATCTAGAAGAAGCAGAACAATTAGCGGATGGTATCGCCATCTTGCATAGTGGAAAAATCATCACTACAGGTACTCTTACAGAATTAAAAGAGATGTTTCCACCAGCTAAAGTGGAGTATATCAAAAAGCAGCCGTCATTGGAGGAAATCTTTCTCACAATCATCGGTAAAAAGGAGGGCATTTAAATGAAAAATAATACTGGGGTGTTACTGGGGCGGTTAATGCGTAATATAATGCGCAGCCCTGACACAATTATTACAGTAGCAATTACACCAATAATGATGATGTTGTTGTTTGTCTATGTGTTTGGCGGAGCTATACAGACAGGAACAGACAATTATGTTAATTATTTATTGCCGGGAATCTTGCTTATGGCTATAGCAAGTGGTGTTGCCTACACATCTTTGCGGCTCTTTACAGATGTGAAAAGCGGTCTGATGGCTCGTTTCATTACGATGCCGATTAAGCGCTCCTCGATATTGTGGGCTCACGTGTTTACGTCTATTTTCTCTAATGCGTTAACAGTTGTGATAGTTATCCTCGTTGCACTCTTAATGGGATTCCGTTCAAGCGCTAATATCTTGGATTGGTTCGCCGTAGCTGGAATCCTGGGATTGTTTACACTAGCATTGACATGGCTAGCGATTATTCCTGGATTGAAAGCAAGTTCTATGGAAGGAGCAACAGCATACTCGTACCCGCTCATTTTTCTGCCGTTTATCAGTTCAGCTTTTGTTCCCACTGAGACCATGCCTAAAATTGTCCGTGCGTTTGCTGAAAACCAACCTGTTACTTCAATCGTGAATACGATTCGAGCTTTCTTATATGAAGAGTCTGTTGGCCACGATATTTGGCTAGCGCTAGCCTGGTGTGTCGGCATTATGGTCCTTGCGTACTTCTTTGCTAGTAAAGAATTTAAACGGAAGCTAGGGTAAGGTAAGTATCATCTTACTTTACAGTTCGCCAATACGACTGTTTCAGTCAGAAAGACTCTTTAAAGCTTCAACTATTAATTAACATGAAGGGAATTCATAATTTTCTCGATGGATTCCCTCCTATTCTGGAGAAAATGAAACATTTTACTGTTTTGAGTCGTCAATAGTTAAACCAACCAGAAGGAGATGTTTTATTGCGTAATGATATTAAGCAAAGAGGAATCCCATCCAAAGCGACGTGAGGAAATATTAAGAGAACTTATTGGTCTCTATGCAGAAAGTATTAAAATGTTAGCTTATACATATGTGAAAAACTGGTCAGCTGCAGAGGATATTACACAAGACGTATTTATAAAGTGTTATGAACAATTGGAAGGTTTCAGAGGGGATAGTACATATAAGACATGGCTTTATAAGATTACCCGAAATAAATGTAAAGATTATTTGAAAAGTAAATGGTATCGATCGTTTATTCCTACAGATTTTATGAAAGAAAAGATTGAAACAGCGGAGGAACTTTCTACTGAAGATCAAGTAATAAACAAATTTGATGACTTAGAATTATCCCAAAAGGTATTAACCCTGCCGACTAAGTATCGAGAAATTATTATATTATTTTACTATGAAGAGTTAAAAATTAAAGAAATACAAACTTTAACAAATTTGAATGCTGATACTATTAAAACTAGGTTAAGGCGAGGAAAACAAATGCTTCAAAAGAATGTAGAAAGGGGTTAAGGGAATGAGTGAAGATTTGAAGTCTTTAAGAAGGAGTTTGAATAGTACTGTTCTAAAACATGGGAAAATGAGTATTGCTGACAAGGAAAGATTGTATCAAACTGTTATTTATCATAAAGACTCAAAAAAACGTTTTTCTTTTGCACCCGTACTCTCAATTGCTGCTATTGCTTGTTTTGCTCTTTTTATTGGTAGTTTTGTATTTAAGCAAATGGAAAACACGGAAAATCAGCAAAATCAACTGGCTCTAATTAACAATCAAGAGGAGAATGAAGAAAAAACAAATAGTAAAAGGGAAGAACAAAAAGGTAATAATTCAAATTTAGCAAGTTTTCTATATGAACTAAACCTTAAGCTAAGTGATGCGGCTACAAGAACTCCGATTGGAAAGGATTACGCAACCGAAGTGGGGAAGTTTGCCGAAAATCTTTCTGGTGAATATACTTCAAAGGAGAAAGAGACAACGATTGCAGATAAGTTGATGG
This genomic window contains:
- a CDS encoding FixH family protein; translated protein: MKKFRNSLVVALTLLLLSACSLKEDAAALYKKETPLEAQLEIPSSLKAKEPATIKVTLTQNGEKVEHADYVHYEVWKQDGTIQKNMRDAKNEGNGVYSITVKIDSDGLYFVKLHASNNDSIIMPQKQFIVGELSDSELEYLQKDVKVQEESQEHHH
- a CDS encoding PepSY domain-containing protein gives rise to the protein MKAEKSVQKGKKTKQTKASLYKAVWRWHFYAGIIFAPFLLILAVTGSIYLFKPQIEQVLYKDYYEVTKQEDRMTPSEQINIVKSEYPGANITSYLPGDSEARSSEVNINYQDESLTLFVDPYTGKILGELNSEDRIMDRIEEFHGELMAGTLGDRIVELAACWAIVLIVTGIYLWFPQQKKTGFAGILFPRLHKGKKIFRRDLHAVPAFWITGGLLFLILTGLPWSGFWGTNFQSLVTNTGEGYPPSVWVGSAPTSSVQTKDIAEVPWAAETLDVPKSDIQGYTPLSIDDVVDIANREGMHPSYSVIFPTTQEGVYTFSAFPPKAKDEATIHIDQYTGAVLADYRYDHYGPLGKLIAIGITLHKGTEFGLINQLISLLICLGTILVAITGVYMWWKRKPKQELGAPKAPSIKKMRYLLFILIILGIVFPLVGLSLIIVWVVDLLIIQRIPAVKKVLNA
- a CDS encoding DeoR family transcriptional regulator — protein: MLPIERQKQLLSWLTEEETLKVSDISRKLNVSEMTVYRDIKQLIDQQKIVKTSNGISLTKETITPSNHCSYCYKGINTRLSVQLIKTNHQVEQTCCIHCGLLRYQETQAEISQIICRDFLHDTTLSAKTGFFLINPDLHSNCCQPQLLTFNSMDEAIKFQTGFGGDIYNFEQVFTALNSHMQSSNCCHPK
- a CDS encoding DUF1775 domain-containing protein; translation: MKKKLFAFLSAFAAVFLIALPASAHVTVNPSESATEAWETYTVKIPVEKDIATTKVTLKIADNVDFKMYEPVDGWKVTTETNDSDKVTTVTWEAENDQSAIQPGEYKRFSFTAQNPSDAGEVVWDAFQYYADGSIVEWTGDADAELPHSVTQIAKSDATTDSHGHTHDADSADEDTASAEDDHEHSSTSTVLSIIAIIVSVLAIILTFVRRK
- a CDS encoding PLP-dependent aminotransferase family protein, giving the protein MLEITPILDTQSDAPVYIQLYRFLKNEIQSENIPPHSKLPSQRKLAVHLNLSRNTVNAAYQQLLAEGYIRSEERKGLFVEDIKHELFLDKNAHAIHDEILNNNCSQQEEQSSRILYDFKYGEIDLKHFPFKLWSQLTMKSIFAEQGKLLLYGDPQGDLDLRKQIARYLYESRGVKCSEHQIIIGAGTQYLLSMLCKIIGREYTYGIEEPGYNRVRIVLQEYGKAVHPIPLDSYGVDIKKLTASEVRAVFVTPAHQFPLGIVMPIQRRLELIKWAKDSDGYIIEDDYDSEFRYEGKPIPALQSLDSYEKVIYMGTFAKSLIPSLDFSYMVLPRHLLATYHEKYIGYKQTVSRQHQYTLKLFMESEHWSRHLNKVRNVYKKRHNALLTSLKANMYNQVRIMGSGAGLHIVIEPRNDMSEQELIDTAKKNGVLVYPVSSFYEQLPDQKYPRVLLGFAGMDESKIQEGVILLSKAWF
- the pdxS gene encoding pyridoxal 5'-phosphate synthase lyase subunit PdxS; its protein translation is MKTGTNRVKRGMAEMQKGGVIMDVINAEQAKIAEEAGAVAVMALERVPSDIRAAGGVARMADPSIVEEVMNAVSIPVMAKARIGHIVEARVLEALGVDYIDESEVLTPADEEYHLNKNEYTVPFVCGCRDLGEAARRIGEGASMLRTKGEPGTGNIVEAVRHIRKVNAQVRKVVHMNEDELMTEAKLLGAPYELLLEIKNLGRLPVVNFAAGGVATPADAALMMQLGADGVFVGSGIFKSDNPALFAKAIVEATTHYQDYKLIAEISKNLGTAMKGIEIASLAPEARMQERGW